Proteins encoded together in one Ferroglobus placidus DSM 10642 window:
- the flaJ gene encoding archaellar assembly protein FlaJ, translating to MNLRHLGIDSKKYVRFILLPSVVAALVTYLFVLVYVPKLNLGLFSILFYTIPIFILLPGVLYPKIIEVRFKNDIENNIHFYITHLGVLSISEIDRKEMMKILSERKEYKSLAEETRKIYLLMAKWKTSLAQACRFIAKRTPSKIFADFLDRMAHEIDSGEDFKVFIKREQKVVMDDFATLYTGKLYSVDMFKEIYVSIILSLSFFAAFGIIMPFLTGLNVMLIMYLIIIFFFITEIGVITYLKAVAPQDPLWQTSGEYTDVDRKLYRLFALSMVIFLAVFTALLFANYVYHLIDLPFSFLMAISLTPLLIPGFVAKKEEGMIKDKDKNAPSFIMSLGASASARGGNILESLKYLTAHDFGALTEDIRALYKRLKTRINKRRAWEKFAISTNSNLIYRFTDMFVEALNLGTDPIDAAEIISENFIAINNLRARRAQSASSFVGIAYGVIIGIAFALYISFGVVEAMNNLYSSLQIAGEVVGSILHTVPAEDLSVLSNLITLLLIAHAVMATFAIKIMDGGRFMAGLIHTVGMSWVAALSGYVSQMAIKSLLGMGGI from the coding sequence ATGAATCTCAGACATCTCGGAATCGATTCGAAGAAGTACGTGAGGTTCATTCTACTGCCGAGTGTAGTAGCCGCTCTGGTAACGTATTTGTTCGTTCTCGTATACGTTCCGAAGCTCAACCTCGGTTTATTTAGCATTCTCTTTTACACGATTCCGATATTCATACTTCTCCCCGGAGTGCTTTATCCGAAAATAATTGAGGTTCGCTTCAAAAACGACATAGAGAACAACATCCACTTTTACATAACCCATCTCGGAGTCCTCTCCATCTCCGAAATTGATAGGAAAGAAATGATGAAGATTCTTTCGGAGAGGAAGGAGTACAAATCCTTAGCTGAGGAGACGAGGAAAATTTACCTTCTCATGGCTAAGTGGAAGACAAGCTTAGCTCAAGCCTGCAGGTTTATAGCGAAAAGAACTCCAAGTAAGATTTTTGCAGACTTCCTCGACAGAATGGCTCACGAGATAGATAGCGGAGAGGACTTCAAAGTGTTTATAAAAAGGGAGCAGAAAGTCGTGATGGACGACTTCGCAACGCTTTACACGGGAAAACTCTACAGCGTGGACATGTTCAAGGAAATTTACGTCTCCATAATCCTATCCCTAAGTTTCTTCGCGGCTTTCGGAATAATAATGCCCTTCCTGACCGGTTTGAACGTTATGCTCATAATGTATTTGATCATAATCTTTTTCTTCATAACGGAGATCGGTGTGATAACGTACTTGAAAGCTGTAGCACCTCAGGATCCTCTCTGGCAGACCTCTGGGGAATACACCGACGTTGACAGAAAGCTGTATAGACTTTTCGCGCTGTCGATGGTAATCTTTCTTGCAGTTTTCACGGCTTTACTCTTTGCGAACTACGTTTACCACTTGATTGATTTGCCCTTCTCGTTCTTAATGGCTATCTCGCTAACGCCCCTCCTAATTCCCGGGTTTGTTGCTAAGAAGGAGGAGGGGATGATCAAGGACAAGGACAAGAATGCACCCTCCTTTATAATGAGTCTCGGAGCTTCTGCTTCGGCGAGGGGTGGAAACATCCTTGAGAGTTTGAAATACCTGACTGCCCATGATTTTGGGGCTTTGACTGAAGACATAAGGGCGCTGTACAAGAGGTTGAAAACGAGGATAAACAAAAGGAGGGCTTGGGAGAAATTCGCCATCTCAACCAACAGCAACCTGATTTACCGATTTACAGACATGTTCGTCGAAGCGTTAAATCTCGGAACAGATCCGATAGATGCGGCGGAAATAATTTCGGAGAACTTTATAGCGATAAACAACCTGAGGGCGAGGAGAGCTCAGTCGGCGAGCTCCTTTGTGGGGATAGCTTATGGAGTGATAATTGGAATCGCTTTTGCTCTCTACATATCTTTCGGCGTCGTCGAAGCTATGAACAACCTCTATTCCTCCCTTCAAATAGCGGGAGAAGTTGTGGGAAGTATACTTCACACGGTCCCGGCGGAAGACCTATCCGTACTTTCGAACCTGATAACCCTCCTGCTTATCGCGCATGCGGTAATGGCTACCTTTGCCATAAAAATAATGGACGGCGGTAGGTTTATGGCTGGATTAATTCATACGGTCGGAATGAGCTGGGTGGCAGCTTTGAGCGGTTACGTAAGTCAAATGGCGATAAAATCTCTGCTCGGAATGGGCGGAATTTAG
- a CDS encoding helix-turn-helix domain-containing protein — protein MFETPHFITIDPHILRSINKSVLRKKVLFYLYSIYPNYDYLANISRRVRSDPTNVLGCLKGMGNRYNGSSSLIELGLVEVVEKDGYKYYRITDLGRKVVEYVREVYGDYI, from the coding sequence ATGTTCGAGACGCCCCACTTCATCACTATCGACCCCCACATCCTCAGGAGTATAAATAAAAGTGTTTTGAGAAAAAAAGTGCTTTTTTACCTTTACAGCATTTACCCCAACTATGACTACCTCGCCAACATCTCGAGAAGGGTGAGGAGCGATCCCACAAACGTTCTTGGCTGTTTGAAGGGAATGGGTAACAGGTACAACGGTTCGAGTTCTTTAATAGAGCTCGGACTCGTTGAAGTTGTAGAGAAGGACGGCTACAAGTACTATCGTATAACGGATCTTGGAAGGAAAGTAGTGGAATACGTCAGGGAAGTTTATGGTGATTACATATGA
- a CDS encoding methyltransferase domain-containing protein has protein sequence MMKLLYELDSMLDAIYGYMVLKAYVFSLRFNGNYANGDYAERWKKYIEKFDKKELNKACESLKNCKDGKVLDLVDAMDRSSYYALIHPEHPNITLGFIKDADLWNLWLESGIYRYARSAIADVVGIGIGDKIVDFGCGSASPRFYASLVGSSGAYVGVDYSKPLLNIAEKKCKNENIIDRVKLIHAKAESRIHFNKRYDIAVISAVAEYSSLNGILRNALEALGYEGNIAIFSELFVDLQPEREELFNLYYSLIPGFTSFPSLGEIREFFEKTGVDYSIETYGNHLVVIQL, from the coding sequence ATGATGAAGCTTCTGTACGAGCTTGATTCGATGCTTGACGCTATTTACGGCTACATGGTTCTGAAGGCATACGTATTCTCGTTGAGATTTAACGGCAACTACGCTAACGGTGATTACGCAGAAAGGTGGAAAAAATATATAGAAAAATTTGATAAAAAGGAGCTTAACAAAGCTTGCGAGTCGTTAAAGAATTGCAAAGACGGGAAAGTTCTCGATTTGGTTGATGCGATGGATCGCTCTTCGTACTACGCTTTAATTCATCCTGAACACCCGAACATAACCCTCGGATTTATAAAGGACGCAGATCTCTGGAATCTCTGGCTTGAATCGGGGATTTACAGATACGCGAGGAGTGCTATCGCAGACGTCGTTGGAATTGGCATTGGGGACAAGATCGTTGATTTCGGTTGTGGAAGCGCCTCTCCAAGGTTTTACGCGTCTCTCGTGGGCAGTTCTGGAGCGTATGTAGGGGTGGATTACTCCAAGCCCCTCCTAAACATAGCGGAAAAGAAGTGCAAGAATGAGAATATAATCGATAGAGTTAAGCTAATTCACGCGAAAGCGGAATCGAGGATACACTTCAACAAAAGGTACGACATTGCGGTGATCTCCGCTGTAGCTGAGTATTCGTCTCTTAACGGAATTTTAAGGAATGCTTTAGAGGCTTTGGGGTACGAGGGCAACATCGCTATATTTTCGGAGCTTTTCGTCGATTTGCAGCCGGAAAGGGAAGAGCTTTTTAACCTCTACTATTCTTTGATCCCCGGCTTCACGTCTTTCCCATCTTTAGGAGAAATAAGAGAATTTTTTGAAAAAACCGGGGTGGACTACTCTATAGAAACCTACGGAAACCACCTCGTGGTAATTCAGCTTTGA
- a CDS encoding acyl-CoA thioesterase, with translation MRRVRFGETDPFGVTYFASYFNYFKEALDEFLRERGIKPELFYRNVQEDYAFPIVYAEGKFDAPTRYDDEINVDVFVEELKESSVTFRFEAKRKSEVVARGKISCVCVDKSWKRRKIPEEIRRVLQS, from the coding sequence TTGAGGAGGGTTAGGTTCGGAGAAACGGATCCCTTCGGCGTGACGTATTTTGCTTCTTACTTCAACTACTTTAAAGAGGCACTGGACGAGTTCTTGAGAGAAAGGGGAATAAAGCCTGAGCTCTTCTACAGGAACGTCCAAGAGGATTACGCGTTTCCCATAGTTTACGCTGAGGGCAAGTTTGACGCTCCAACGAGGTACGATGACGAAATAAACGTGGACGTTTTCGTCGAGGAGCTGAAAGAGAGTAGCGTGACGTTTCGATTCGAAGCGAAAAGAAAAAGCGAGGTCGTCGCAAGGGGAAAAATCTCCTGCGTCTGCGTAGATAAGAGCTGGAAAAGGAGGAAAATACCTGAAGAGATTAGGAGAGTTCTTCAAAGCTGA
- a CDS encoding MBL fold metallo-hydrolase codes for MWEEVEGFKHLLFLEGYGFSSNIYALRRSSIALIDVGNDYTAFFEFKEEVGEISEIDQIFLTHSHNDHTLGLLELFRAYKDFDNVEIFVHELMKDAIEKRAKTFGKKVKVVGVRGGENINFGGEEAIILKTPGHTIDSLSLYLKEKQALFSGDAVVMNPVIDESLGGRLIDYVISLRHLRKVEISAIFPGHGYYALKGAKDILDKAYLKAISFLDPDKPLKDVAKKALALGMVEEAEYALEKQLEFEFDEEALFGLASIKADKGELEVVKGLLKNYDTFETYHIIGVAAMKAGKFDEAANYLKKALEIKEDKSIKLLLATALYEDGKVEEAMKIEEFKSILSKIK; via the coding sequence ATGTGGGAAGAAGTTGAAGGTTTCAAACACCTTTTATTTTTGGAAGGTTACGGTTTCTCTTCCAACATTTACGCACTCAGACGCTCTTCCATAGCTTTAATAGATGTTGGAAACGATTACACGGCTTTTTTCGAATTTAAAGAGGAGGTTGGAGAGATCTCTGAAATCGATCAGATTTTCTTAACTCACTCCCACAACGATCACACTCTCGGCTTGCTTGAGCTCTTTAGAGCTTACAAAGACTTCGATAACGTCGAGATTTTCGTTCACGAGCTCATGAAGGATGCGATAGAAAAGAGAGCGAAAACGTTTGGGAAGAAAGTGAAGGTTGTAGGGGTTAGAGGTGGGGAGAACATTAATTTTGGCGGAGAAGAAGCGATAATTCTGAAAACTCCAGGACACACGATAGATTCGCTAAGCCTTTATCTTAAAGAAAAGCAAGCCCTCTTTTCCGGAGATGCGGTCGTTATGAACCCCGTAATTGACGAAAGTCTCGGAGGGAGACTGATCGACTACGTAATTTCGCTGAGGCATTTAAGGAAGGTGGAAATCTCGGCGATTTTTCCAGGGCATGGCTACTACGCTTTGAAAGGTGCGAAGGACATTCTCGATAAGGCTTATTTAAAAGCTATAAGTTTTCTTGATCCGGACAAACCTCTGAAGGATGTCGCTAAAAAAGCATTAGCCCTTGGAATGGTGGAAGAGGCTGAATACGCTTTGGAAAAGCAGTTGGAGTTCGAGTTCGACGAAGAGGCTCTTTTTGGATTGGCGTCGATAAAAGCAGATAAGGGGGAGCTTGAAGTAGTTAAGGGGCTGCTTAAAAACTACGACACGTTCGAGACATACCACATTATCGGAGTAGCAGCTATGAAAGCGGGGAAGTTTGATGAAGCCGCAAATTACCTCAAAAAAGCCCTCGAAATTAAGGAAGATAAGAGTATCAAGCTGCTTCTTGCCACGGCTCTTTATGAAGATGGGAAAGTCGAAGAAGCGATGAAAATCGAGGAGTTTAAATCCATTTTATCGAAAATCAAATAA